The DNA sequence TATTGtgtcatttgagttataatttattgagaCATAACATAAAATCTTAATTCTTAATAAATCTTGTAgtagtataaaataatttataccactcaaattttttatttaatataaatatataattgatatatatcatttataccaaaaagaataaagatttcatgaagttttatatttttattattttagtttaaaaacataaatatatttctttttgaaatactctttattatatataatttataaaaaaatatatttttgctATTTTAAAAAGTCAAACTCAAAATAtcttaattaaaatattaaatacttaCCATCTTAAAtaaccttattattattattattattattatattgcACATCTAATTTATATTGTTATGACATTCTTATAACCTTATTATCTTATTATGAAATACAATGTAACTTTCATTTAATATATGCATAATGAATTATCTTATAATAATAAATGCATGTAAAGCTAACAATAATTAATCacacaaatatttaaaaaaaaattatcctgAGAATTTTTATTACATTGATAAAAATTTagagataaaatattttaaaatattcaatttttcaataaaaactGAGTAAAAGCCCTTTCCGGTCCCTAACCATTTACCCGATGGACGACCCACCCCCTAAGTAATTTAAAACCCCAAATCGGTCCCTATCAATGATGGTATATGGACATTGAAGACCCTGCAACCGGTTCCCAGCAGGTGACATGCTGATCTGTCAGTCACTTGTCCACCTGGATTTTTGTCCTACATAATTAGGACTAATCGCCCCCTGCACCTTTGAAACGATGCGTTCCATGAACTCCCATGTACTCCCATGTACTCCCATGTACCCCCTGCTGGGTCAAATTGATTCATGTACTCCCATCCTCCATGGCACACACTTTTAAATTTTTCCATTGCCGCTTTGAACTGCACCTGAGTGGTGCACTTGGCAGCATGCCATAACAGACCCTTTACCTGCTTGTTATTGAACCTTTGTTGAAGATTCTTCCAAATATGCAGCACACAATTTCTGTGGTGTGCATAGGGCATGACTTCCTTGGCTGCACGCATAAGTCCCTGCAAAGATGGTTTACAAACCAAATATAATGCACTTATGACATAAAGACACCAATAACTACACACCAATTGCTGGGAATAGACATAGACCAATCATAAGCCACTTAACCGTATATGCATAAACTAATAATGAATGTATTATGTTGTGCAGAATTCTACTAACCAAAAGCTAGAAATTAAACAACACGATTACAAACAAATACTAACCCAGGTGACAATTCACAGATTAACAGATTATTTTCTATGGAAGGGATACCAACAATTGTAAGGGAAGATGGTTAGATTGGTTGTATTTACTACCAACTATGTTGCTGAATTTCTTCAGTTTAACAAGTATAGCCTTTTGCTTCAATTAGCAGATATTCCACTTTAAATCTAAACAAACAACTAATTAACACATTCAACACAAGTCTACATTGTGCAGAGTTACATTCATAAAACATACATTATATCAGAATAGTATAGGGACATTGTAGTTACCTTCTGTTGGTCGGACATCAGATTCCATCCGCGCACTTGATGGTCTCCCAAATCATCCTGAAGCCGCGTCAAGAACCACATCCAGTTCTCTGTGTTTTCAGCTCTTGTCACAGCATATGCAATAACGAATACATGGTTGTTAGCATCAAGTGCCATTGCAGTTAGGAGCTGCCCTCCGTAATAACCTTTTAAGAAGCAACCATCTAGGCCTATTAGTATTCCAGATAACCTAATCCCCTGAAGAGTTCTTCCAAGTCCTTCTTGTTGACAAAATCAACATCCATCGGTGGAAATTTCTCAATCTTCCCATCTACATAGCGTAACACTCCATTTGAATCTTTCTCTAGTCTCCCACCGTGATGAAAAACAGGGGCAACAAACACAGACATCTGTAAAAAACCAAATCACAACTCAGTAACAGAGCTAAACTTCAAACACCCTCAACAGCAACTAGGCTATCCTGTCTATCCATTAAGCATTCTTAATGCATCAAGCCAACACAAAGGTACAAACTTTCAAACTTAACATCACTTTCATACTTTCACAACAACCCTAACTCATGAAACAAACCTACTGCTTCACCCGATCCACCCATAATCACCATGCAGGGGAGAACTCACATATCAAAGCTAATTTAACCCCCACTACCTGACATGAATCAATTTGACCCAGCAGGGGGTACATGGGAGTACATGGGAGTACATGGGAGTTCATGGAACGCATCGTTTCAAAGGTGCAGGGGGCGATTAGTCCTAATTATGTAGGACAAAAATCCAGGTGGACAAGTGACTGACAGATCAGCATGTCACCTGCTGGGAACCGGTTGCAGGGTCTTCAATGTCCATATACCATCATTGATAGGGACCGATTTGGGGTTTTAAATTACTTAGGGGGTGGGTCGTCCATCGGGTAAATGGTTAGGGACCGGAAAGGGCTTTTACTCATAAAAACTTCCCACTTTTGAAACATAAAAACATTTTAGGGTATTAGTAGTTAGTATAAAAAGCCCCAAATTTTACGTAGCTACAGTACCCAGAAATTTCTTACTGAGTGCggtgaaaaggaagaagaaattgcGAAATGGTAGACGTTCTTTTTGATGATATCTTCAGAGTGGAAAAACTCAACCCCGATGACAAGAAATACTTCGATAAAggtagctttttttttttactttctcCTCATTTTCTTCATACCCATATATTCAATTATCTCTGTTTATGATCTTTGAAGCTTTTCGCCTTCCTATGATGTTTTTCTGACACTATCTGTAAATGGGTCCTCGTTTTCATTTCAAAGTTAGCTTctttctctgtgtgtgtgtgtgtgtggctATATTATGTGCTTTCTGATGAGTGTGCGTTTTCTTGTTTGTTGTTGGAGACATTAAGCTTTGGGTTTTGGCCTGTGTATCTGATTCTGATGGTTCAATGTTTGGTTTGTGTTAATTGAAGTAACACGCATTGAAGCAAGAAGTGAGAGGTTTGACATGTTCATGCACCTAGACATCAATTCTGAGGTGTATCCTTTGAAGGTTGGACAGAAATTCGCCCTTTTACTTGTTCCAACTCTTAATCTTGATGGAACACCAGACACTGGCTATTATATTGGGGTAATTATATCTCTTTCTCTCTATACAAGATGCCTTGGTTTTCTGATAAATGATTGTTATGATTGTCAAGTGAACCATGGTAAAATAGAACATTTACCCATTTAGAATATGACTTTTTGCCCTGGTATATCCAATAGTTTGTATGTCAATCTTTGTTCTTTTTTCGCTAGTAACCATTAGTTTAAGTTAGTTAGGAGTGTGTTATATAGTTGGTTAGTTAGAGCTAATTAGTAGAGTGTATAAGGTAGAAATAAAGCATTTAATATGGTTGTTGGGGAGCTTTTGTCCTTCATGTTTTTGGGACTTGAATCATACTTGGGGGAAAGACACATGAACATGTGGTTGATGCAGTGAAAGTGGTTTGTTTTCTGCACATATTCTGTTGGGAAGGTGTTCCGGTCGCCAAATCTATATAGATTTTTGGATTTGCTAGAATATGTAAAGAATAATCAACGCGAtcttttgattaaaaaaatggaACCAAGATCAGTTTAGACATAATAATTGCCAGTGATAAAGTTAAGTGTTAAGTTGGAAGCATAAACTACATCTGTCAGCAGATTCGTGTCCTAAAGGAAGCCAAAATCATCATGTATCATAAAGAGTAATAATGTAATGGTCACAATGTGATTTTTTCTGGTCATTACCgccatatttatatatataggaAGTCGAGAGAAGTGTAGGAAGAATCAAATTTAATTGGAGAGTGTAATTATAGAAAGACATTATTAGGTCTCTCCTAATTTGGTTTTGTTCAGTATGAGTATAATTTTCACACATTAAAAAATAGTGTTAATTTTCTCCTTGTATTTGAGAGTGTCTAATTTTTCCACTCAGTCATATTCTCTTCATTATTGTCTAAAGATAAATGATAGTGTTTAGTTCCACTCTTTTCTCATCTTCAAATTTTAGTTGTTATTCTGTTCCATTTAACTCTGGTACTGTGACTGATGCAAAGAACTTGACCTCAGACATGCAAGGACTTTAAAAGAGTTTCATTGCTCATCTATAACCTGTTAATGATCTAGTGTCACATGACTAATCACATTTTACAAACCTCAAACCACTTTATATCCTTCTTAAAAAACAAATTCTAGCGCTTAGAATAAAGTACGGTTGTATGAGAAAATTGTGGTCGTAAACCAATTTACAACCATTACTCCCCTTGCCCCTTGTTAGCTTTGTTCTCCTTTCTACTCGTCAATTCGATAGTCCATAATTTCCCTCACAGaagttctttatttttccttttcccCGTTTCCATTTTCAGGGCAATCGGCACTCACTCGCTGACAATTTTGAATACGTCATGCATGGGAAGCTCTACAAGATAACAGAGGATTCAACGCGTGAAAATGTGTATGTCCCTTACCAGTTTTGAAGTATAAGATTATGAAAAAAGGAATTGCTTGTTAacatttaatttagtttctatGTAACCTTTGTTAATTGCTAATTAGCCATTTGGATGCTAGTGACCTCTTAACTATAGACACCTCTTCCTTTCGAATTGGGGAGATGAAGAAGCGAACGACTCGAAGAGTAAAATAGAATATACTTAACTCATCAAGCTATTCGGCTATTCGCCTGCCCTCTTCCTTTAAGATCCCAACTCATGATCACACCCTTACCtgaatttgttttaaaatagtTAGGAACATGAACTTGTATGATTCCGATTGACGCATATTGTCTCGATATAACTGCTCAGTAATTGAAAGTTGAAAACCAAAATGATTGTgagattattttttatcatgAGCATAAATTATTGATATATACATGACTGTTAGATTATAATTTAATTGTGGTATTAACAATGGTAATTTGATTTGTTGCAGGGAGGTTCTTATTTCATTTGGTGGGcttctgatgatgatgaaggGAGATCCTTCTCATTGCAACAAGTTTGAGCTTGATCAGAAGCTTTATCTTCTCATGAGGAAAGTATGATGAGAACTAGTGAAGGAAAAACAAATTAAGGGATCTGAAAATTTTGGTTATCGGCACCTTTTTGTAATTACATGTTAGAAGAATTCATATACTGTTAATCTTCATGCTAACTAGATATTAATCTTACTCTAACCAAATTGTTTAAGGTGAGTAAAATTTCTTTTAGCTTATTCTTCTTCCTTAATGaaattcttagaaaaataattcttcTACATGTACAAAACTCAACAAAGAATTTTTGTGATAGAAGGGAAGTCACTTTATCATATAAATTtgaaatatatttatatatttgaaaatctctttatcatataaattatatttttattttttaaaacattttgtTGGATAACTATTACgtagttaataaaaaatatagttattTTTGCTATTTTTGCTAATGATAAAATACTATTTTCTTCCTAACATGTGGATCAAATCTTAATTTAgtttctaatattttaaatattttattgtaCGCTCAAAAATTTTCGGATCAGTTCAATGttgttttattattaaatttaacatGAATAATTAACGGAAAAAGGCGTCGTGGACGTTTAACATTATTTGTTGATaagtcatattttttttttttggttagaAAAATAGGGCCAAAATCTTATTGTAATACTATGTTGTCTAATTCTCTTTCACatacaaaatttcaaattttagtaattaattattaatgcaCCAAAATTAATGAGAAAGCTTTTATATTAATAATCATCAGTAGgtttatttatgtattaaaattaactgtttaaaatactaaattatttgtatcaaatttaataatGAGATAATATTGAatctatttaaaatattttagaacTAAAATATGAAGTTTGCCACATTAAGAATTAAATTAAGACTAGACTCAAATATTGAGAATCAAAATAATACTTTGGGCTTATTTGAGTAAGcttttaagaaaatatttttttaaattatcgttttttaaaagatcttataaaaaagtaaaagtaattttatatttagatacGTGAtgcaaaaagatctttttatttatcaattatgtttgagAATAActatataaaagtatttttttgtttatttattacgtgaaaaatatctttttttaagaaaaaaaatatcttttaaaaaaatatataaattataacttttcaaaaaagatatttttttattttttagtacttttacttttattattagaaatttatcaaatacactaaaatataaaaaatatatttttttatcaatttaatagtgttcaaataaatactttattttttttgttaacgtGACAATATATAATTCGATGCATGTGTAAGATCTGCATCATAAttctttttattctaataatatgttaaaataaaactctgcaacaaaataataaagacatatagtcaccaaaaaaaattataaagacaTATAATTTGTACGGTAaaaattttttcctttttcttgcGGTACATTATTTAAACTCAGTCTATCGAGTtttaaataagtatttattttagataaaattgatacattaaaagtttaatatattgaaatataagaattcaaattaatatttataattgaTGGATAAATTAAGTAACATGATATTAGGAATTTAGGATTCAACTCCAACTATTTGAattctattttctgttttaaTAGAAACAAACaattattagaaaataaaaaagttaagaGTGAATATTTTACTTAgctctaatttttttatgactAAAGCTTGGTTTagtagaatttaaaaaaaaaatgtgctTTTCAAAAGCACAAATTTATTTGTGTTAGTAAATAgaaaaattatgtatttatgtttatagtttttaaaaattaaaagtatttttgaaaGTATATAAAGATatacttttcaaaattaatttgtgtttattaaaattaaaaaaatttaataaaatttcataTATTAGATATATGAGATTATAATTTGATTCACTAAAGATAAGTACTATAAAGCAACgaacaatttttgaaaaaaaaattaaaaatcaactTTAATAAACTATTTCAAAAAGGAAAAGCTTTATTAAATCGGCCCTAAATattggattgaaaaaaaaaaacatatttttgtaTGCGTTTAACAGAAAGAATATAAACATGGTTTgtttcttaattaaaaaaataacaatatattaaaaatctcaacaattattgaaaaaaCTAACTTTCAGATCATAAATTGTATTTTATGAACTATTGATTCATTAAGAAAATGGAACCAGCACTGTTGGAATTTCTTATTAATAGGAAATTCCAAGAATAGATATCTAAtggattagatatttttttaaaaaaaatagttataatTTTATTGGTAGAATTATTTTAGGATattgttaaaatataattattaaaaaatattaatttaattcaaaatttctattatttatattatcaTCAATTCATgttatcttaattttttaactaaaaaaaggTTAAGAGTGAGTAATATTTTACTCATCTctaaatattttgataaatatatcATCAGTTATTCTTATATTTGACTCTGTCACCCAACTTTAACTAACTTCCCTTCTGATTGGATGAAAAAGAGCTTTTATTTGCATATAACAGGAAGGATATAAACATGGTTtgtttcttaaaaaaataataaaataaaatacattaaaaatgtCAACCATTATTGAAAAAACTAACTTTAGGATTATAAATGAGGTTTTATAAAAGAGTTAATATTTAAAGTGATCCTTGAATTTGCAATAAAGTTTTAGTATCATCTGTAAACTTAAAATCATCCTAATTTTATTCCTGAACTTAATAATGgctattcttaaaatattttatggtGATAAAATGATGACTATTTTACTGGGCAAAGGCCATATCAGAATAGGAGTCACACTAGACTGATAAAATATTGTTGTTTTAAGATGttgtttatgttttattagaacacaaaaaatgaaattgttacggtgggtaaccggagattaataaggTGGATGACGTTTGATGGCCCAAGTGTATGAAGGAGGAGAACTCCGGGTGTgtctgcaactcgggaggctccgtccgacttacTCGCGTGCaggaatggggggtggtacctgcaaagacacttcgatgcctaagttagcaagggtgtgagcaggtctagagagtattgggcttaggaATACCTGAttggtgtcagtgtacttatagtggtgagccaataaccaccgttggagtagtgccgtatctttaggataataaccgtcccattatcttggggaggttaagatatggctttatgaagtggttagagagatttcaggggcggttactcatttgaatgagtatttatctgccagctaatctcataacTGACTTCTTCGTACTGAGTCGTGGTGGACACCGACCTCTTAAGTGGAGGTCGGTGCTTtactaggcttaatctattggatcaggcctttcgattggacctgggcctttaacattgggccagggtatgaacagtgcccctacttgagcccgaGTTCCTTTTAaggcttgggttcaagtatttaactcgggttcgtagccgaccttcacgggttttgaaaccgacgtgattttcgcgaccttttgtttctgacagttatgtcaattcaagcgtcgtgtccgttggggaagcgtttagggattgagggctttggtaacggtgcagtctcattaatgactgtctcgtttttaccattatgcccctcagcctatttataaatactttccctctctttcgtttttccgtttctgcaatctttcaaacttttctttttccctGCTCGTGCTGCATTCTTGTGTTCGAAGATTTCCGTTCTTTCCAACCTTCGTTTcttcggataaaggttagttttgtttcttttatgtCATGCTTCgcatttgcatgttttgttttgtgAGTAGATAGGTCGACCTGTAGATTCTGGCTTCGCATCTCTCCTCTTTAGGGGccgtatttttttctttttctttttctttttctttttgtaggtttctgccacttttctttgtataaaaaatggcttccgtagatGTTCTTTCTTTGTGGGTTGATGACACTGTTCTTGGGGAGGAACCCCTGGTCGATGCTGAGTTTAtcactcatcttcgtactcatcaccggctctgtacttcggaggaggacgagccaaaatatgaactaataatcccgggtcctgaagaccgagtctgttttgggagagaaaatgaggcggcccctcattttttctttatgtatgagtgcatgatcacccgtttgggtgtttttcttcctttctccgATTTCGAGATATCTGTTTTGCATCACTGTAgagttgcccctactcaacttcaccccaattcttggggttttctgaAGA is a window from the Arachis stenosperma cultivar V10309 chromosome 3, arast.V10309.gnm1.PFL2, whole genome shotgun sequence genome containing:
- the LOC130965333 gene encoding uncharacterized protein LOC130965333 produces the protein MALDANNHVFVIAYAVTRAENTENWMWFLTRLQDDLGDHQVRGWNLMSDQQKGLMRAAKEVMPYAHHRNCVLHIWKNLQQRFNNKQVKGLLWHAAKCTTQVQFKAAMEKFKSVCHGGWEYMNQFDPAGGTWEYMGVHGSSWNASFQRCRGRLVLIM
- the LOC130968982 gene encoding DNA-directed RNA polymerases II, IV and V subunit 8B-like, which gives rise to MVDVLFDDIFRVEKLNPDDKKYFDKVTRIEARSERFDMFMHLDINSEVYPLKVGQKFALLLVPTLNLDGTPDTGYYIGGNRHSLADNFEYVMHGKLYKITEDSTRENVEVLISFGGLLMMMKGDPSHCNKFELDQKLYLLMRKV